In the Gymnodinialimonas sp. 202GB13-11 genome, one interval contains:
- a CDS encoding mechanosensitive ion channel family protein has protein sequence MPPFAQQAIEFGQQGLTIAKAWLLSPAAWSQFALLIVAFLLARYLTKRLRPKLTQWLSPEEGSERLFDKARLFLRQFLPLTMPLLAFALTALGEQATRSIFAAGSVIALGKGIFLFLAVRALVRDILTDGFLKLLGKFILLPMAALYAIGLLDPVMARLEAVVIPLGNLSFDLLDLIRFVVVGGVIFWLGRWSNDQSASLIEKQAEMRPATRQLAVKAAEIAIFGAAFLIFMNIMGIPLTSLAVLTGAIGVGLGFGLQKIASNFISGVILLLEGQATVGDFVALDGGEEGTIIRMTARAVILETYDGRWIVVPNEDFIITRVVNYSDSGSANRYEAPFSVSYDTDINKVPAIVEAAVATHAEVLDAPFPPDCELRGFGDSGIDFAVEFWVNGIDDGANKYTSDVLFLIWNALKEHDIEIPYPQRVVEIKGGLPTPASGD, from the coding sequence ATGCCCCCCTTTGCACAACAGGCCATCGAATTCGGTCAGCAAGGGCTGACCATTGCCAAGGCCTGGCTGCTCAGCCCCGCTGCCTGGTCGCAGTTTGCACTGCTGATCGTCGCCTTCCTGCTGGCGCGCTACCTGACCAAACGCCTGCGCCCGAAACTCACGCAATGGCTCTCGCCCGAGGAAGGTTCGGAGCGGCTGTTCGACAAGGCGCGGCTGTTTCTCCGCCAGTTCCTGCCCCTGACCATGCCGCTGCTGGCCTTCGCCCTGACCGCATTGGGCGAACAGGCCACACGGTCGATCTTTGCGGCAGGCAGCGTGATCGCGTTGGGCAAGGGCATTTTCCTGTTCCTCGCCGTGCGCGCGCTTGTGCGCGATATCCTGACGGACGGGTTCCTAAAACTCCTCGGCAAGTTCATCCTCTTACCGATGGCCGCGCTTTACGCCATCGGCCTGCTCGACCCGGTTATGGCCCGGTTGGAGGCAGTGGTCATCCCGCTCGGCAATCTGTCGTTCGACCTCCTCGACCTTATTCGTTTCGTCGTGGTGGGCGGGGTCATCTTCTGGCTTGGGCGCTGGTCGAATGATCAATCCGCCAGCCTGATCGAGAAACAGGCCGAGATGCGCCCCGCCACGCGGCAACTGGCCGTGAAAGCGGCGGAAATCGCGATCTTCGGCGCCGCCTTTCTTATCTTTATGAACATCATGGGCATTCCGCTCACCTCCCTCGCGGTGCTGACTGGTGCGATTGGTGTGGGTTTGGGTTTTGGCCTGCAGAAGATCGCGTCAAACTTCATCTCTGGCGTGATCCTTCTGCTGGAAGGCCAGGCCACAGTAGGCGACTTCGTGGCTCTGGATGGCGGCGAGGAAGGCACGATCATCCGTATGACAGCCCGCGCCGTGATTTTGGAGACTTATGACGGCCGCTGGATCGTGGTGCCGAACGAAGATTTCATCATCACCCGCGTCGTGAACTATTCCGACAGTGGCTCAGCCAACCGATACGAGGCCCCGTTCTCGGTCAGCTACGACACGGACATCAACAAGGTCCCTGCCATCGTTGAGGCCGCGGTCGCTACCCATGCCGAAGTGCTGGACGCCCCATTCCCGCCCGATTGCGAGTTGCGCGGCTTCGGCGACAGCGGCATTGATTTCGCCGTCGAATTCTGGGTCAACGGCATCGACGACGGGGCAAACAAATACACGTCCGACGTGCTATTCCTGATCTGGAATGCGCTCAAGGAGCACGACATCGAAATCCCCTACCCTCAGCGCGTGGTCGAGATCAAAGGCGGCTTGCCAACGCCAGCTTCCGGCGATTAG
- a CDS encoding protein-L-isoaspartate O-methyltransferase: protein MADFTQRRVTMVDTQVRPSDVTKFPILEAMLSIPREVYVPDAKRDLAYVDTPIDLGEGRQLLDARAIAKLLEALTPAPADLVLEIGASTGYTTALLARMAEAVVAVEEDEDLARDAEANLSDEGVDNAAVVAGSLAEGSAKHGPFDMVMIFGGVQMVPNAIIDQLKEGGHIAAIFMDGPLGEARVGVKSGGRMSWRMAFNATAPLLPGFTKEPSFAF, encoded by the coding sequence ATGGCGGACTTCACGCAGCGCAGGGTCACGATGGTCGACACGCAGGTGCGGCCCTCGGACGTCACCAAGTTTCCCATTCTTGAGGCAATGCTGAGCATTCCGCGTGAGGTTTACGTGCCGGATGCCAAGCGCGATTTGGCCTATGTGGACACGCCCATTGATCTGGGCGAGGGGCGGCAGCTTCTGGATGCGCGGGCGATTGCCAAGCTGTTGGAGGCACTGACGCCTGCTCCGGCGGATCTGGTGCTCGAAATCGGAGCCTCGACCGGTTACACCACCGCGCTTTTGGCACGCATGGCCGAAGCGGTTGTCGCGGTCGAGGAAGACGAAGACCTTGCCCGCGATGCCGAGGCGAACCTTTCGGACGAAGGGGTCGATAACGCTGCAGTTGTTGCTGGATCGTTGGCCGAGGGCAGCGCGAAGCACGGACCGTTCGACATGGTGATGATCTTTGGCGGGGTACAGATGGTGCCGAATGCGATCATCGACCAGCTGAAAGAGGGCGGCCACATCGCGGCGATCTTCATGGATGGGCCGTTGGGCGAGGCCCGTGTCGGCGTAAAATCCGGCGGCCGGATGAGCTGGCGCATGGCATTTAATGCAACGGCACCGCTCTTGCCCGGCTTCACAAAAGAACCAAGTTTCGCATTCTGA
- a CDS encoding TolC family outer membrane protein — MAVQWIGRTKTALWALGLSLAAALPVQADGLRQVMADAYRHSNLLEQNRYLLRVQDEGVAQAVAQLRPVLTFVATMNRDVINNTSNASASLVMEYLLYDGGARQFAIEAAEETVLATREQLISLEQQVLLDAVTAYMNVWRDMQIVGVRERNVRVITQQLRAAQDRFEVGEDTRTDVAQAEAQLATARSQLAAAQGALDISRELFNLAVGRYPNGLSGPGSLPNVPRTEAAAQALARQEHPSVRALQHEVTAAELGIEQARAGVRPQLSLEGRLSENFTDPVQIPGADNWNSSGTIGLTLTQPIYRGGQLLSLERQSRAQAAAVRSSLNQQVRLNLQAVGNAWAGMEIANAQIQAADQRIEAAELAFRGVQEEASLGARTTLDVLDAEQDVLDARISRIQAQTDLYLSCYQLLAAAGLMTVENLHLNVPEYDPAAYADLFSNAPSRVNSPQGEQLDSMLERIGRD; from the coding sequence ATGGCAGTTCAATGGATCGGGCGGACGAAGACCGCGTTATGGGCCTTGGGCCTGTCATTAGCAGCCGCGCTGCCTGTTCAGGCGGATGGATTGCGGCAGGTCATGGCGGATGCGTATCGCCATTCGAACCTTTTGGAGCAAAATCGCTATCTGTTGCGGGTTCAGGATGAGGGCGTGGCCCAGGCCGTCGCGCAACTTCGTCCGGTTTTGACATTCGTGGCCACGATGAACCGCGACGTCATCAACAACACTTCGAACGCCTCGGCATCTTTGGTGATGGAATACCTGCTGTACGACGGCGGCGCGCGCCAGTTTGCGATTGAAGCTGCGGAGGAGACGGTTCTGGCCACGCGCGAGCAGCTGATCTCCCTCGAACAGCAGGTGCTGCTGGATGCGGTGACGGCCTATATGAACGTGTGGCGCGACATGCAGATCGTGGGCGTGCGGGAACGCAATGTGCGCGTGATCACACAACAGCTGCGCGCAGCACAGGACCGGTTTGAGGTGGGCGAGGATACGCGCACTGACGTGGCGCAGGCCGAAGCGCAGCTGGCAACGGCCCGGTCGCAACTGGCGGCTGCGCAAGGCGCGCTTGATATCAGCCGCGAATTGTTCAATCTGGCTGTGGGCCGCTACCCGAATGGCCTGTCTGGCCCCGGAAGCTTGCCAAACGTACCGCGCACGGAGGCTGCCGCGCAGGCTCTGGCGCGGCAAGAACATCCCTCCGTCCGTGCGCTTCAGCATGAGGTGACGGCGGCTGAGTTGGGCATCGAACAGGCCCGCGCCGGGGTGCGTCCTCAGCTAAGCCTTGAGGGACGGTTAAGCGAAAATTTCACCGACCCGGTTCAAATCCCCGGTGCCGATAACTGGAATTCGTCCGGCACCATCGGCCTGACCTTGACCCAACCTATCTATCGCGGCGGTCAGCTTCTGTCGCTGGAACGCCAGTCGCGTGCGCAGGCCGCAGCCGTGCGGTCGAGCTTGAACCAACAGGTACGGCTGAACCTGCAGGCGGTGGGCAATGCCTGGGCCGGTATGGAAATCGCCAACGCGCAGATTCAGGCGGCAGATCAACGAATTGAAGCGGCAGAGCTCGCCTTCCGGGGTGTGCAGGAAGAAGCCTCGCTTGGTGCGCGGACGACGTTGGATGTGCTTGATGCTGAACAGGATGTGCTGGATGCCCGCATCAGCCGCATTCAGGCGCAAACGGACCTTTATCTGTCCTGCTATCAACTGCTGGCCGCTGCCGGTTTGATGACGGTTGAGAATCTGCATCTGAACGTT